A region of the Bacteroidales bacterium genome:
TGGCAATAATTTTTTGAATTTCAAATGTATCTAAAAAATTGGATATCTTGGAAACCGAAACTCCATGTTCGTTTAAGATGGCATTAATTCCACGCATATGGAATTTTTTCCCGGCATTCATTGTTTGGTTATAATAAGCAGCAATCAAAATTTTATCCCGTGTTTCCGATGAATTAGGAAGATTGGCTAACCAATCTGCGAAATTGGTTCCTAAAGCATTTAAAATTTGCTGGGAAACAGAGGATTTTGCTGAGATTGTTTCTTTGACGGGTTCCTTTAACGGTTGTTTTGTTTTAGCTTCTTTATCCTGATCTTCCGGTTTTTCTAAAGATGGAGCGGATAATTGTTGTTGCTCAGGTATTGTTTCGTATGCTCTTTTGGCAAGATATTCTTGAGTATCCGCATTGTGTAAATTAAAAATATTCCGGAACTGTTCGGAAACAAATGTATCGTCTCCTTCAATGGTAACCTCTATTGTTCCGAATTTCAGGTATACTTTTGAATAATTAGTACTCATAATATAAATGGTTAATTGACGAACCCAATTTAATAATTTTTGTTCAATTGAACATCATCATATATTTTTTTGCCTGCATTTGAATGCCTTTTTGCCATATATAGAGACACAGCCGTGCGTCTCTAAGTACTCAGAAGAATATGATCTCTTGAGAGTTTCTCGGGGATCTGCAGATTTAGCGGACAGGCCTGTACACAGTTGCGGCAATTGATACACATATCTCCCTTTACCGGTAGTTCAGCGTAAAGGCCGCTTGCCTTATTCCAGTCGTAATCGTCCATGGCATATCTTTCGAAACGCAGAATGTCAGCTATGGGTATATGTTGGGGACAATGGAACTGACATTTTCCGCACATACGGCAAGCAGACCTGTCGGCTTCGGCAGCCATCATCTCTAATGCACGAGTTTCCTGAGCGCGTAAGTCTTTCCCGGCACCTGAATAGGTTTCCACAAATTCTTCCAGATTTCTAACACGAACCACTGCTGCATCAAGCATTGTTTGAGTTGTAAGCCAACGTACCAAAGCATTATGTGGTGCCGTTCCGTTCGGAAGCTTGTCCATGAATGTCTGATCCTGCCTCATACGCCCAATTCCCCGCGCAGTTTTCATGGCAATGGTGCCGAAATTTCTTCTCCGGGCAAACTCTATAAACTTGTCCATCTCAGGGTCATCTCCATAGGAATACATAAACTGAGCATGTTCATAAATGCCGTCCTCAACTACGGCTGTTAGTATCTTTGCTGCACTCTCTCCGTTTTCCACCCTGGAACTTCCATCATAGCTGTGCTGTGAAAGGCACAGGTGTTTTACAAGTCCTTCCTTTTTCAACCGCTCAAAAGCACGTACAAAACTCCTGTCCTTCTTAAGTTCTTCTGTATTGTGATAACCAAAATGTAGCTGCATGTCATCAAAGTAGCGAAGACCGGTTCTTTCCAAAGCTTCTTTGACATACCTGTAGTGTTCCTCTTCATCGAAATGCCCGGAATAATGATTCCCTCCCACGCGATCGACTGTAACCTGACAATAGTGAGCATCCCTGTTTTTAATAATGGCCTCGGGCGCACCGCTCTTCATCCATCGATTGGCCTTATGCCAGTAATTCATCCCACACAGGATACCGGCTTCCATAGGCATCTGGGCCATATCTCCCGTCCCAATCAAGACAGATATGTCTCTCTGGCTATATCCCAGTTTACGGCGTGGCAGTTTCCCTACTTTTTTTGCAGCTTCTTCAATTATTGAGGAGCTCTCCTGCCATGGACTACCTGCCAGTTTGCCTGTCAGGCCTCCCAAAACAGCCGTTAAGGACAATTTTAAAAATTTCCTTCTTTCAAATGAATTGTTGTTTGTCATGTTATATGCCCTCCTGAATTATAATATGTTGTAATATTAAAGTATCCTTTTTAAAATTCTTTCACTTATATTTCAATGCTAAAGCCTGGTTTAAAAATACAAAAAAAACCGCAGATCAAAACAAAAAAACAATAATTATCAGGAAAAAGGGAAAAGTTACTTTTAACCAAGCCCTTTCAACCGGCGGGAAGGCTGAATATAAAAGTAGTTCCTTCATTTTCCCTGCTTTCCGCCTGAATCGTGCCTCCATGTTTTTCTATAAATTCCTTGCAAAGAAGCAATCCCAGGCCTGTGCTCGCTTCCCCTTCCGTGCCGGGGCGGTTCACTTTTGCATCGAGACGGAAGAGGTTGTTTTTCATATCCTCATTCATTCCTATACCCGTATCTTGTACATATATTTTCACCCTGCCGCCTTCGGATGGATCAGCGCCTATTGATACACGTCCTCCCCCGGGAGTAAATTTAATGGCATTGGAGGTTAGATTCCGCAGTATAGCCGATAACATCCTTCTGTCGGCTTTCACCTGTACCGTTTCAGGGATATGGGCAGACAACTCAATATCTTTTTGAGCAGCCTGTTCCCGTGCAGAGGCAACGCTTTCATCCACCACCTCACCGAGTTGTATTTTTTCAGGCTGAAATTCGGTGATGCCCCTTTGTAAATGCGACCATTCCAAAAGATTTTCCAGCAGGGAAAAAAGATTATTCGCAGATTGTCTTAATATAGTGATCTTTTCCAGTATTTGATCCTTACTGAATTTGGAAAAACGCTCCTCCAAAAACTGCAGATATCCAAGAAAAGCATTGAACGGAGATCTCAGATCATGGGCAATGATGGAAAAGAATTTGTCTTTTTCCGCATTCAATTCCTGTAAATGTTTCTCTCTTTCCCGTATGGTTTTTTCGGCTGCTTTTCTTTTGCTAATATCCCGGGCAATGGTAAGGATGGCAGGCTTGTCCTCATATCTTATCAGCCGGCTGTTTAACTCTACCGGTATGGAGGCTCCGTTTCGTGTTAAATGCACAGATTCTACAAACAAATGCCCGTTTTGCTTTAGTTTTTCCATTCTTTCGGGGAATTTAGCGGCATATTCGGGATCATCGATATCTCCCGGCCTCAGCCTGAGAAGTTCCTCCCGTGTATATCCAAGCCGATCACAGGCAGCCTGATTTACTTCCAGAAACCGGCCGTTCAGATCATGAATGAAGATGGCATCAGCCGCAGAAGCAAACAGGGTTTTAAACTTTGCCTCGGACTTTCGAAGCGCTTCTTCCCGCTCAATGGACTCAAGTATGTATGAGAGATCAATGGCCAATTCGGCAAGCAATTTTATCTCTTCATCATAAAAATCATTCCGGGAGGAGGAAATATTCAGCACTCCACGTCGCTTTCCTGAAACGGATATGGGAAATGATACGGCAGAACGACAACCACTCCCGTTCAATTCTTGTGCGGATTTTCCCTCTGCCCGGTGTAATTCCTGTTGATTGGAAATTATATAACTACCGGACAATATGGCCCTGACAGCAGCATTTTTCTCGGCACCGGACTGATTGAGCTCCAGATCATCCGGGGAATGTTTGCTGTCCCATATTCCTTCACGTGCTACAACCTTTAACCGGTTCCGGGTATGATCTGTCATACCAATCCAGGCTCCTTCATATCCACCATGCTCCAATAGATTCCTGCATAGAACTTCAAACAATTCCTGCGGTTCACGCATATGCCTGACGTTCTGATTGAGCTCATTGAGTATATGATATAGGTTATTAAGGAGATACAAGCGATGCTCATCCTTTTTCCGTTCCGTGATATCTTCGATAACGGACATTATGCCTGTTATATACCCCTCCGCATCATACATCGGTGCAGTTGAAACACTAATATCGATCGGGTGGCCGTCCTTGGTAATTCGTTTCAACTCTTTTCCGGAAAAGGCATTTCCCTGCATAACCTTCTTTCTCAAATCAGCAAATTCATGTTCCTTGTCTTCCGGCACGATCGGCAATTTTCTGCCCATTACTTCCCCGGCATTCCAGCCAAAAATTCTTCCGGCAGCCTTATTCCATGAACGCACGTATCCTTCAGGAGAAAGGCTTATGATGGCCAATGGTGAGGCTTCCACCATAGCTCTCTGGTACTGCTCATTTTCCTTAAGAGCCTGCCAGGTTTGTTCATTTCGAAGAACCAATGTCAGATAATCGGAAATCTCTTTCAGTGTATCTATCTCATGCCTGGCCCAGTTATGGGGGAAAGGTGCGTCAAAGCATAAAAGTCCTGTTAAATGATCGGAATGTACCAGCGGAACATCAAGAATGGCTCTTGTTTTGCCTTCCTCCAAAGCCTCCTTTATAGGTTCTACCAGAACGCTATTTTTCACTTTGTGAATAATAACAGGCTCATCATATTTTAATTTTTCCAGATATTTTGGAGCCTGCTTAAGATCGGCTGTAAGCCCGGTAATATCAGGCATTGTTTTGGGCTGGGAAGTTGCCACTACCGTTAGCTCCCCTTGTTTGTTTATCGTGTTGTATGCGATCCGGTATTCAGGAAAATAGTTGCTGAGGAGTTTCACTGTATAGTCTATAATCCCGGATGCTGACCAGCCCGCCAAAACATTCCTGGATATATCATTTAACCATTTGGTTCTTAAATAGGAGTGGCTGTAGGATTGATCCGTTGCATCCCTGGAGGTAGCTCCATTGTCTTCTTTAAGCCGGGTATAAGAAATGATGATGTGGTCTTTTCCCGGAGAGAAAACCTCCATTTTGAACCAGGCAGCCAGGAAATCAAAATAGTATTCAAAAGTTTTATGTTTCCCGTTTAATGCAACATCTTCATATACATTCAGAAGATCTTTCATCTCTTCTTCTGTCAAACCGCACGCCAGGCGGGAAGCTCTTTCACCCTCAATGTATGATTGTTGCAATCCTGTTAGTTCTTTATAGGCAGGATTGGCCTCTATTATTTCTAAATCTATGACCTGACCATTTTCATCAAAGATAAGTTTATAATGCACAAATGCTGTATGGATGCGGTTGAAAATGATATGGGAGAGATCGGTATTCATGCTGAAACCTGAATTGATCGGCTTTTTGTTATACGCCAGAAATGTTAATTTAAAAGATGAAACCCGCATCCAGAAACCTTCACAACAAGAACATGAGTAACATGCGGGTTCCATGGTAATACGAGCAAAATTTCTGAATTTGGCATATAAATCAGTTTGAAATTCAATTTTTTAATATACTGTTACATTAATGAAAAAGAGGGAGTGAAATTTAATCCTTTTTATGTAAAAACCCAATAAGGTAATGAGAAAAATCGCAAAATTCTCAGAGCTTTTACTGATTCTACTTTTTATTAAGTATACAAAGAAGGTCAAAGAACCTTATTCAAAAATCTGTCTTCTCAATTGCCTGATGAATGATAAATCTATGTGAAATCCTGTCTTTCCTATTTGCCCCCTACCTGCTGCGGAGCAGACCCCCTGCCGTCGGGCAGGTGTGTGGTTCAAAAAAATAAAGTCAACCACTTAATTCTTAGTATGGTACTTATAATCAGGTTAGAAAATATTTGTTTGCATCTAAAGCCGGGGTTAGATATCAGTCCTCATTCTTTGGATTTATAAATAATTCGGATTAACTTTAATCAATTAAATTATTAATCCTTTTTATTATGAAAATCTCCAGACGTTCCTTCATGAAAGCCGCTTCCCTCATGCCTTTGCTGGCAGTGCCGGCAGGTATCCGTGCCGGTGTCCAAAGTCCGGAATCCATAGACAGGCCCAAACTGAAGCTCAGCTTGAATGCCTATTCCTTCAACCGCTTACTCCAGGATGGAGAAATGGATTTGTTTCAATTGCTTGACTTCTGCGCTGAAAACAATCTGGATGCAATAGACCCCACGGGATATTATTTTCCCGGATATCCGGAAGTACCCGGCGACGAATACATCAACCGGTTCAAAAAACAGGCTTTTCTCCAGGGCCTGGACATTAGCGGTACAGGCGTAAGAAACGATTTTTCCAACCCCGATGCTT
Encoded here:
- a CDS encoding PAS domain S-box protein; protein product: MRVSSFKLTFLAYNKKPINSGFSMNTDLSHIIFNRIHTAFVHYKLIFDENGQVIDLEIIEANPAYKELTGLQQSYIEGERASRLACGLTEEEMKDLLNVYEDVALNGKHKTFEYYFDFLAAWFKMEVFSPGKDHIIISYTRLKEDNGATSRDATDQSYSHSYLRTKWLNDISRNVLAGWSASGIIDYTVKLLSNYFPEYRIAYNTINKQGELTVVATSQPKTMPDITGLTADLKQAPKYLEKLKYDEPVIIHKVKNSVLVEPIKEALEEGKTRAILDVPLVHSDHLTGLLCFDAPFPHNWARHEIDTLKEISDYLTLVLRNEQTWQALKENEQYQRAMVEASPLAIISLSPEGYVRSWNKAAGRIFGWNAGEVMGRKLPIVPEDKEHEFADLRKKVMQGNAFSGKELKRITKDGHPIDISVSTAPMYDAEGYITGIMSVIEDITERKKDEHRLYLLNNLYHILNELNQNVRHMREPQELFEVLCRNLLEHGGYEGAWIGMTDHTRNRLKVVAREGIWDSKHSPDDLELNQSGAEKNAAVRAILSGSYIISNQQELHRAEGKSAQELNGSGCRSAVSFPISVSGKRRGVLNISSSRNDFYDEEIKLLAELAIDLSYILESIEREEALRKSEAKFKTLFASAADAIFIHDLNGRFLEVNQAACDRLGYTREELLRLRPGDIDDPEYAAKFPERMEKLKQNGHLFVESVHLTRNGASIPVELNSRLIRYEDKPAILTIARDISKRKAAEKTIREREKHLQELNAEKDKFFSIIAHDLRSPFNAFLGYLQFLEERFSKFSKDQILEKITILRQSANNLFSLLENLLEWSHLQRGITEFQPEKIQLGEVVDESVASAREQAAQKDIELSAHIPETVQVKADRRMLSAILRNLTSNAIKFTPGGGRVSIGADPSEGGRVKIYVQDTGIGMNEDMKNNLFRLDAKVNRPGTEGEASTGLGLLLCKEFIEKHGGTIQAESRENEGTTFIFSLPAG
- a CDS encoding 4Fe-4S dicluster domain-containing protein, which gives rise to MTNNNSFERRKFLKLSLTAVLGGLTGKLAGSPWQESSSIIEEAAKKVGKLPRRKLGYSQRDISVLIGTGDMAQMPMEAGILCGMNYWHKANRWMKSGAPEAIIKNRDAHYCQVTVDRVGGNHYSGHFDEEEHYRYVKEALERTGLRYFDDMQLHFGYHNTEELKKDRSFVRAFERLKKEGLVKHLCLSQHSYDGSSRVENGESAAKILTAVVEDGIYEHAQFMYSYGDDPEMDKFIEFARRRNFGTIAMKTARGIGRMRQDQTFMDKLPNGTAPHNALVRWLTTQTMLDAAVVRVRNLEEFVETYSGAGKDLRAQETRALEMMAAEADRSACRMCGKCQFHCPQHIPIADILRFERYAMDDYDWNKASGLYAELPVKGDMCINCRNCVQACPLNLQIPEKLSRDHILLST